The Lysinibacillus irui sequence TATCGAAAAACCACTTAATGAAGGTGACACATCAGCTTGGATTATTAGGCTATATTGAAACAATCCGTGGTCGTGGTGGCGGTATTCGCCTCGCTATCGATCCAAAAACTATTACTATTGGTGAAATTGTGCGTCATACAGAAGAGGATTTTCACCTTGTAGAATGTTTCGACAAAGAAAATAATCTATGTAAAATAGCCCCAGAATGTCAGCTAAAAGGTGTTCTGTACGAAGCTTTACAAGCCTATTTAAGTGTGCTAGATCGTTACACTTTAGATGATTTCCTACATTCTAAAGAAAAATTAATGGCTCTTCTGCTAGGTAAGTAAAAATACCCGCTCAACACTTGTTGGACGGGTATTTCTTTATGAAGATGCTTATAATTGCTTTGAAAAGAAAATCATATCTAAGGCACGAATGCCGTTTTCATAAATTGGTTCTGGGTATTTACGAAAGAAATCTTTTTCAATAGCCTCCATGCGGAAGCCTGCTTTTTGATAAAAGGCAATATTATCAATACTTGAATTTGCTGTTCCAACTAGAACGGTTTGATAGCCTTCCATCTGGCATATTTCAGTGAGTTGTCGTAATACTTCCTTACCTATTCCCTTCCCTTGATACGTTGGAATAATAGCAATATTCTTCAACTCAATTGTTGTATTAGATTGGGGAATTATTAAGGCTACCCCAGCTAGCACCTCGCCACACTTAATTTTATATAAGGTACCCTGATCTAGGTAGTCACGAACTACCTTTTCACTGTCATCCGCTAGTAAGAGCTGCGGTAAGAAGTCTTCACGTTTACCATCTACTTTCTCTAGCGATGTTCTGTAACGAACAAAATCCTCCCGTTCAAAGACATTTAACACACATGGTTGCTTTTCTTTTACCTCTAACCATGAATGCTCTTCTGGATATTCACTTTCAACTCCTAATCGAATAAAAGATAGCTTTTCCTGTGCCTTTTGTGAACGGATATTAACCTTCCTTGCACCTGCAAAAACACGTAATAAACCAAGTTCAAAAAAAGCAATATCTAAGATAGCTGTTTTGGCTTCAAGATTATAGCCCTTTCCCCAAAATGGGTAGCCAAGCCAAGACCCAATATGACAGCTCTTTTTTTGATGGTCTATAAACATTAATGATGTCACGCCAATTAGTTGCCCTTCCTCATTCAAGACAACACGAGGAACTGTTTTACCTTCTTCTTCATCCACACATTCACGTTTAATAAAATTAATTGTATCCTCTACCTTACCAGCAGGTAACCCAAGCGCATCTCGAACCTGTGGCATAGAAGACAATTCATGCATGGCTTCAGCATATTTAATATCATGCTTCACTAAAGTTACCGCCATCTACTATTCCCCTTTACTAACATTGTATTTTTTAACATTCTTTAAGAATATATTCATATCCCTGACCTTCAATTATATGATAGCTGCCAGGACACACCAAAACGATCCTGAATCCACGCAAACTTTTTAGAAAACCCATAATTATCAAGAGGCATTAATGCAAGTCCACCTTCTAATATGTGCGTAACTAAATAGCTTATTTCTTCCTCCGAATCACACTCTATAAAGATAGACGTGGATGGGGTAAATGTGAAATTGTGCTGGATAACACTATCATTCACCATTAATTTTAATCCCTTTAAATGGAGAACTGCCATCGCCACTTGCTGTGAATTTTCCGTATACGACAGACTGGCAACCTCTAAATCTGTAAACCATTGCTGATACTGTTCAATAGCTTCATTCGCTTGCCCTTGAAACATTAAAAATGTAGTTGCACTTTTCATCTATTTTTTTGCTCCTTCATAGTGAGTGATCCATTGTGCTGGGGTCATTTTTGAAACAAGCTCTCCAATTAAATCAAATGGAATATATTTTGTACTTGTAAAACGAATACAGCTTTTCCCCATGTTTAACTTCGTTGGTACTCTCTTCGCATATTCTTCCTGAAACCAAGAGAGCAATGCTGGGTCTGCGTATATCCCCATATGGTATAGCGCAATATGACGTTTTTGGACTGCAAGGCTAATAAAAGGTAATGGGGTATTTGGTGTAACATGATAGCCATCTGGATAGGTTGTTAAAGGAACAACATAGCTAACCATGCCATATTGCATTGTTTGTTCAAATCCATCTTGTATATTCGTTGCAACAACATCTACAAGCTGGCTAAACGCAACACGCCATTTTTCTTCAACTTGCTCCATGTATAAATTCTCCATACCTATTGCCTCACTTTATCATTTATTTTAAAATCTTTATTCATTTGCCTCAGCTTTTGCTTTGCGATATAACTCCTTGGTTTTGTAGCCTAATCCAATAATTTCGCGCATCTCTTGTAGGCGGGCTATTTGTGTATCCTGTTTTTTAGCACTATAAATATAACGCGCCCAGTCCTTTTGATAGCCTGGTGTTAGCTCATCATAAAATGCTAAATCATAAGGGTTGTCTGCAAGTGAATCACGTAATTGAGGAATCATCCTTTCATAATCACTTACACATTGACTACTTGCCGTCTTCTTCTTCCCTTTTCCTTTACCATCTCGCTTGATGCTTAAAATTGAAAATGTATCATCTAATGACATTAGGCTAGCAAATTTCAAATCACTACCAACGATGTACTTTTCGTCGTCAACTTGGATTGCTGGAAAAATTTCATCACGATGGATAAACTGTTCATATTTTTTATTCCCCTTTTTAGGATAAACAAAAAATAAGTAACCTTGTTCTTTTAGACGAGTACCTTTTAACACT is a genomic window containing:
- a CDS encoding Rrf2 family transcriptional regulator, which gives rise to MRLTLYTDYSLRTLIYLGAKEDGQLSTIQEISDAYNISKNHLMKVTHQLGLLGYIETIRGRGGGIRLAIDPKTITIGEIVRHTEEDFHLVECFDKENNLCKIAPECQLKGVLYEALQAYLSVLDRYTLDDFLHSKEKLMALLLGK
- a CDS encoding GNAT family N-acetyltransferase; its protein translation is MAVTLVKHDIKYAEAMHELSSMPQVRDALGLPAGKVEDTINFIKRECVDEEEGKTVPRVVLNEEGQLIGVTSLMFIDHQKKSCHIGSWLGYPFWGKGYNLEAKTAILDIAFFELGLLRVFAGARKVNIRSQKAQEKLSFIRLGVESEYPEEHSWLEVKEKQPCVLNVFEREDFVRYRTSLEKVDGKREDFLPQLLLADDSEKVVRDYLDQGTLYKIKCGEVLAGVALIIPQSNTTIELKNIAIIPTYQGKGIGKEVLRQLTEICQMEGYQTVLVGTANSSIDNIAFYQKAGFRMEAIEKDFFRKYPEPIYENGIRALDMIFFSKQL
- a CDS encoding VOC family protein; translated protein: MKSATTFLMFQGQANEAIEQYQQWFTDLEVASLSYTENSQQVAMAVLHLKGLKLMVNDSVIQHNFTFTPSTSIFIECDSEEEISYLVTHILEGGLALMPLDNYGFSKKFAWIQDRFGVSWQLSYN
- a CDS encoding DUF1801 domain-containing protein, with the protein product MEQVEEKWRVAFSQLVDVVATNIQDGFEQTMQYGMVSYVVPLTTYPDGYHVTPNTPLPFISLAVQKRHIALYHMGIYADPALLSWFQEEYAKRVPTKLNMGKSCIRFTSTKYIPFDLIGELVSKMTPAQWITHYEGAKK
- a CDS encoding YdeI/OmpD-associated family protein; translated protein: MQKKFKLNDELSVAIVNQPQDLPLEGISQVGEAPFDRIISFVFSVEEMVTYLQKVLKGTRLKEQGYLFFVYPKKGNKKYEQFIHRDEIFPAIQVDDEKYIVGSDLKFASLMSLDDTFSILSIKRDGKGKGKKKTASSQCVSDYERMIPQLRDSLADNPYDLAFYDELTPGYQKDWARYIYSAKKQDTQIARLQEMREIIGLGYKTKELYRKAKAEANE